A single genomic interval of Eurosta solidaginis isolate ZX-2024a chromosome 3, ASM4086904v1, whole genome shotgun sequence harbors:
- the LOC137245514 gene encoding amine sulfotransferase-like, which yields MGQVQLKPRSFPTNLLRKDWSKRKIFGLVDQRLVDKVHDMEVRDDDVWLVTLPKCGTTWMQELLWLVLNNFDFEAARNERLEVRSPFLEMDYAIHGDLDRALESVETLKSPRLIKSHMPLPLLPQQLWYKKPKTIYVYRNPKDHIVSRYCHRRNMGFGLEKTIEQYVLEYIGKEDTESATDFDHVTEFYALRNEPWIFYTSFECMKQNLRKVIEDVCQFLNKNITEEQMEGMLHHLSFEEMKKNPKVNHHWEYEKIRAKHNVTTYEDNNFIRRGLAEGYKDELSADVIAKMDECIKNKLEHYNLSMNELLLLDAETAV from the exons GTCCAAGCGTAAAATATTTGGATTAGTTGATCAGAGGTTGGTTGATAAAGTACACGATATGGAGGTGAGGGACGATGACGTTTGGTTGGTGACACTACCAAAGTGTGGTACAACTTGGATGCAAGAGCtgttgtggttggtgttgaacAATTTCGATTTTGAAGCTGCGCGCAATGAACGTTTGGAAGTGAGATCGCCATTTTTAGA AATGGATTATGCAATACACGGAGATTTGGATCGCGCTCTTGAAAGTGTGGAAACACTTAAGTCACCACGTCTCATAAAGTCGCATATGCCTTTACCGCTATTACCACAACAGCTTTGGTACAAGAAACCCAAG ACTATTTATGTTTATCGCAACCCAAAAGACCACATtgtttcaagatattgccatagaCGTAACATGGGATTTGGTTTAGAAAAAACGATCGAACAATATGTTCTCGAGTATATTGGAAAAGAAGATACAGAATCAGCGACCGATTTCGACCATGTAACAGAGTTTTATGCATTGCGTAATGAGCCCTGGATATTCTACACTAGCTTTGAATGTATgaaacaaaatttaagaaaagttatCGAAGATGTTTGCCAATTTTTGAATAAGAATATAACCGAGGAACAAATGGAGGGAATGTTGCATCATTTGTCGTTTGAGGAAATGAAAA AGAATCCCAAAGTGAATCATCATTGGGAGTATGAGAAGATCCGGGCCAAACATAATGTGACAACCTACGAAGATAATAA TTTCATACGCCGTGGTTTAGCAGAAGGCTACAAAGACGAATTGTCTGCTGATGTTATAGCCAAAATGGATGAATGCATAAAAAATAAGCTCGAACATTATAATTTGAGCATGAATGAACTGCTTTTGCTAGATGCTGAGACAGCtgtgtga